A section of the Lynx canadensis isolate LIC74 chromosome A1, mLynCan4.pri.v2, whole genome shotgun sequence genome encodes:
- the SH3BP5L gene encoding SH3 domain-binding protein 5-like, translated as MAEFRQVPGGRETPQGELRSEVVEDEVPRSPVAEEPGRGGNNSSETKLSPREEEELDPRIQEELEHLNQASEEINQVELQLDEARTTYRRILQESARKLNTQGSHLGSCIEKARPYYEARRLAKEAQQETQKAALRYERAVSMHNAAREMVFVAEQGVMADKNRLDPTWQEMLNHATCKVNEAEEERLRGEREHQRVTRLCQQAEARVQALQKTLRRAIGKSRPYFELKAQFSQILEEHKAKVTELEQQVAQAKTRYSVALRNLEQISEQIHARRRGQPPHAPGQRRSSPVGAEAGPDGGEDGDSGIIEGAEGGVLEEGSSLGPGPAPDTDTLSLLSLRTVASDLQKCDSVEHLRGLSDHTSLDGQELGSRSGGRWGSDGGGRGGRHQRSISL; from the exons ATGGCTGAATTCAGGCAGGTTCCAGGGGGGCGGGAGACCCCGCAGGGGGAACTTCGGTCTGAGGTTGTAGAGGATGAAGTCCCTCGGAGCCCGGTCGCAGAGGAGCCGGGAAGAGGTggaaacaacagcagtgagaccAAATTGTCTccaagagaggaggaagaactgGATCCTCGAATACAG GAGGAGCTAGAGCATCTCAACCAGGCCAGTGAGGAGATCAACCAGGTGGAACTGCAGCTGGAT GAGGCCAGGACCACCTACCGAAGGATCTTGCAGGAGTCAGCAAGGAAGCTCAACACACAGGGCTCCCACTTGGGGAGCTGCATCGAGAAGGCCCGGCCCTACTATGAGGCTCGGCGGCTTGCTAAGGAG GCCCAGCAAGAGACACAGAAGGCAGCGCTGCGGTATGAGCGGGCCGTGAGCATGCACAATGCTGCCCGGGAGATGGTGTTTGTGGCTGAGCAGGGTGTCATGGCTGACAAGAACCGGCTGGACCCCACATGGCAGGAGATGCTCAACCATGCCACCTGCAAG GTGAATGAGGCAGAGGAGGAGCGGCTTCGTGGTGAGCGGGAACATCAGCGGGTGACTCGGCTGTGCCAGCAGGCTGAAGCTCGGGTCCAGGCCCTGCAGAAGACTCTCCGGCGGGCCATTGGCAAGAGCCGCCCCTACTTTGAGCTCAAGGCCCAGTTCAGCCAGATTCTGGAG GAGCACAAGGCCAAGGTGACAGAGCTGGAGCAACAGGTGGCCCAGGCCAAGACTCGCTATTCAGTTGCCCTGCGCAACCTGGAGCAGATCAGCGAGCAGATCCATGCCCGGCGCCGGGGCCAGCCCCCTCATGCCCCTGGCCAGCGGCGCTCCTCCCCTGTGGGGGCAGAGGCCGGGCCTGATGGTGGCGAGGATGGAGACAGTGGTATCATAGAAGGGGCTGAAGGCGGGGTGCTGGAAGAGGGCAGTAGCctggggcctggccctgcccctgacACAGACACACTGAGCCTGCTGAGCCTACGCACAGTGGCCTCAGACCTGCAGAAGTGTGACTCTGTGGAGCACCTGCGGGGCCTCTCAGACCACACCAGTCTGGATGGCCAGGAGCTGGGTTCCCGGAGTGGGGGGCGCTGGGGCAGTGATGGCGGGGGCCGTGGGGGCCGCCACCAGCGCAGCATCAGCCTGTAG